TTAGACAAAACAAAAGCGTTCCAAGGTTCTGGcatggatttggggttttttaatataatttttagatttttcttACACTATAAATGACTGCAAAAGAGAGTGAAAGTGTTTCCTGGTAGGAGAGCTCTTGTATGACAGGGGAGGATGGCTACCTTTTTAAGCCAAAGTGTGCTTCTCTTTGTACTGTTTCTGTCATAGCATTCACTTGAAGAGGAAATGAGATGGTGACATGATCTTTGTGCTCTTGCTTGTGCTTTGTAACATAACAAAGAGTGCTTTCAAGTACTGGTGTCCCCCTTCAGCTTTGTTCTCACTTGTTCATGTTTTCACTTTTCACTTTCTGTTCCATTTATCTGTAGCTGTGTTGTCAAAATTTCTAGAAAATAATAAGCTGTGTAATATCCTCATAGTGCTGGAGCTATTTTTAACTATAAACAGAGAATCTGAATAAACTAAAAATAAGCTGACAGATATTGCTTTATGAGCCAGAGGGTGGGAGGTGTCTAAATTTTGAGATGACAGTACAACACGGTTGTGCTTTGCTAAAACAATCTGTCATTCTGAAACAGTACTTCCCTGTCAAATTGTATTAGTATATTATTacaatttttaaacaaacaaacagaacctTGAGTTTTGCTTTGTATGGTGGTGAAAGATCGTGATCCACCAGATGGCTGGTGTACATGCTGGTTAATTGTCTGGGTTTGTTTACCTAGTCTTGTCTGTACCACATGTTTGTGAATATTAAGTGCAGACACAAGAATCTTAAAAACAGTTTGAAgttagtttaaaacaaaacaaaaaaaaaaaccaccaacacCCTTTTGTATCACTAATCACAtcagaagaaaatctgaaagtttattttatgtGCTTATCCATACCAGTTCTTTTAATCACCAGTATTTGAAATGCGGTTTCTGTTCTCATTAATTCAAAAAGCTTGATTATGGTGATCGATTGATTGATTTATCTGTTTATTTTGCTGTGTCATCAATTCTGACTTATCCCATCTTGCTCTTCTAGAAGGAGTTCTGGAAAGTCTACAAAAATGGACTTCAGGGAGACAGTAACACAGGACATACCTGGTATTCATTTTACCTTGCATTTCCATTAATCATTGGCCTTTTTGTTATCCTCATTGTCATCTTTGTCATATGGAGGTGCCTGTTCAAAAAGAAACTACGTAGTAGGCAGTCGGTGTACGTGCACAGGGGAGCCCAGGAAGCGATGGGTGACGGTGCTGTGGCTGATGGCAGGGGCCCTCTTCCGCCACCGCTCAGCATTGTTCATTCCCCGCAGGAGGAAATGTTTGAAGTCAGTGGGCTCTCTCCAGGAGGTCTGAGCTATACGGATGGACAGTCAGACTCGCTGTCCGCAAGGCTCTCCAACTGTGATCCTCCTCCTTCATACGAGGAAGCCACTGGGGAAGTCAGTGTGAGAAGAAGCGAAACTGAACAACATTTAGACCCACCCCCTCAATACGAAGACATTGTCAACTCTAGTTCAGCCAGTGCAATTGCCCTATCTCCTGTCGTCACCAGTACTAAGTAAAGCAAGAAGAATACTATGGACTTTCAAAAAATTACTAATCATTTTGTAGCACTTTATCTTGACTTATTATGCATTTCTGTAATTTAATGGACTTGTACAATGAACTTCACTTTTGTTTTGGATTCACTTTGTTCTttgggtttgggatttttttcccctccagcgGGTCTTAAAAGATAGAGCATTGAGAGTGTAGTGCAGGTACAAATGTGGTGCTCTGTCATACTTCTCAAAAGTACCTCCACTTTAAGGGATGTCACTTGTTTTATCCTGAACATGCCCACATTCCCCACAAGATTTGTGGAATCCTCTCCCCCTTTTTTAGTGTAGACTATCAGAATTGCGTGAAATAGGGAATCCTTAAGCAACATTTTAGTTAGTTGTTTTCACTTAAGGGGACTGATTTTGCAGTATTGCCTGTTGTCTAGTTGGTTCCTTTTTCTCACCTGGATTTTTGTTACATGCTGCACCCTGTCCTGGGCCCTTGGAAGGCTATGAGCAGTACACCTGTTTGTTCAAACCACTGTCTCATTAAGAGTATGCTGTCTTAATAGCAATAATTTCAAAGTCCTAGCAGAagaggaatattctaaagctgTTGCTAGTACAACTTAAAATTCTGTAAGTGCTAACAAGATGGTAACAATTCAAGACACTAATTAGTGAATTTAATAATGtaccttttttgtgtgtgttctgcctttcctttctgttgtcCTATGTTTTAACGTAGAGGGtttttaacttaatttttttacCACAAGAGGTGAGAAGTATGCATATGTTAAATTCAGAACGTGCAAGTTCGTGCAACAGTAAACAGTGAAATACCAACATACACAAGAGTGGATAAAATCCTGATCACAGTCTTCATTGGGATCAGGATATTGTTTATGAACACATAAAGCCAAAGGTAtcactttgctttttaaaaaggaaaaaaaaaggcaggattTTAAAATTTGGGTTTTTACTTCTCCAACTGTGAAATAAAACCCCTTCAAATCAGATACTCCTTTTGCTTCTTGCATACTTACATGTACCATATGTGCACCTCATGTTGGTGGCCGTGGAAATCCTTTGCAGAGAATATAGATACCTCTTTTTAGCAACAAATATGTCTTTTGCTTATCCATTCCAACAAGGTTCTTTAGTTGCAGAAGTTAATAATATGTTATAATGAAATAAGACTACTTGCACTTTTCACTGTTTATAAGAAGAATGTAGTGCTTTTATCCATGACAGGAATTCTCAAAGCTCACTCTGTTCTCAGTGTACACAAACCATTTTTTCATAGCTCTTAGGTTAGAGGTGCTCATCAGAGTAAGAAATGCTGGGAAGCATTTTAGCCCAAACGGGTTCTGCTCTCTCCAGCTGTGAGCTGCAGAGTCCACCTGATGTAGGGCAGGACCATGAGGACCTAACGTTGTATTTTGGAGAACACAGTGCAGACATACGCACACTCCAGATCATTAACTGGGAGTGACTGAGGCTGTAGGGATGTTGATTTCTGTCACACTTGGTGCAAGTTAGGCTAGAGGCTTGTACAGAATTTCAACCAACTAGTTTAGACACTGGTGATAGTTAAGCTGTATTGTGTTGATTCTTTTTTCTGAGCTTGATTTAAAAGTTCATTGTTGAGTTGAACTTGTGAatattcatttctgttttctttgttcaCACACCAAGGTAGAGTGGCATTAGCTTCAGTATTTTTCTGTGTTCAACTAATCAATTAGCACCAATCAAAATGTACTTAGTCCTAAAGGACTACTGCTGGCTTTCTTACTACAGAAGCCCAAACTGCATCTTGTTCCAAAGACCACAAATGAAATGCCAATGCCATCCATTTGAAACTGTCATTAATGTCTGAGAAGTGTACTGGTATCTACCATTACTTCATGGGGTCTTAGCTATACATGGGTGTGTATATGCACACTTCTGAAAGAATCTGATGTGAAGTATTGCCAAGTGAAGTAAGAATTTAATGGTTAATTTCATATTCTTATTTTGGGCAAGCAGTAGGGTGCCTAAGTTGTCTACTAGGGATCTTCAGTTGCTAAGGCGAGTTGTATTAGAGTTAACAGATGAACTCCAGGCCAAACTATTGTCAGAAAGATAACtctatatttattatttataagaTATTGGGCAGATAAGTCCTGAATTGCCACATATTAAGGCTCCTTTTGTACTGAGCAACAGTTAATACACTGCTTTTAGGCAGACGTTACCAAAACAAAGTGCCTCATCTCAACATGCAGGAAAAGAGCTCAAAAAGAGCTGATATTTCAGTCTGTGCCATATTGGCATCTCCTGTGCCTGACAGCACAGCTAGTAGTTTTAGCAGTAGCTTTTTTTATTTGGCTATAACTTCCCTGTAGGAAATGCAGGAGATCACCCATTTTACACTAGGTCTTTAAGCAGCTGTCATCATTTCCTGAACATGGGCAATCTAGTTTAGAGATGAGCTCGTTTGTGGTTTGCCTTTCCCCTCACCCTCTCCTTTTTTATTACTCTGTATTCCACTACCGCTTTTAATGGCTCTACATTTCTGGCTTCTAAGTTGAATATGTTGCTGTACCCTGTAGGTACTTTTACATGCAATGCAAAACTGATGCTTGCATTTCAAAAAAAGCCACAGCCAAATATCTGAGGTGATCTATGAGTTGAATTTATTTGGCTGTGTGTTTTCCAGGCGTGAAAGCCATTGTGGGTTATAAACTTATGTCTTGGTGAATAAATTTCCTAACTAAACAAAACTTGTGTGGGACATTTATCTAATTGTGTTTCCTCAAAGACGTGAACAGCTTTCTCCATGTTGGAATAATGTCTAATTGCaagttgttttgttgtgtttcatGAAGTGTGTGGAAATAGCTTAGTCTAATctgattgaaaaataaaatttcatttgtACTGCATTTTttatacatctttttttttttttcagatcactCAGTTGTTTTACCTGTCCTACAATTGCATTGTCGTGCAATAAATATTAATAGTTTATAGTTGTACATCTCTAAAGATTTTGCAAGTCCAAATGCAGCAGTGTCTTGACTGATGACATGAGTAGTCAGGATACTGCCTTTCCCACTTCTGAATATAATACTGAATTTCTTCTTGTATTAGGAATGAGGTGATTTATCTATTAAAACTAACTTAAATACAAGTGTTGCTCTTTTAAGGAATAAtggaaattaattattttcttaaatgataCTTAGTATTAGTGAAGGTTGTTTTGTCTTCACTGGATGTAAATAACCTCTGATTACAGTATTGTGTATTTTAAAGGGGTTTGGTTTACATTAAATTATCCTATTTAAACATGTTTGCCTATGTTTATAGAAAATTTTTTGTAACATTTGTTTTTGGATATGCTAAATAAAATTTTTTAAGAGGCTTCTAACGTTTCAACATATCGATGCCCGACAACTACGGTGAGATTTAAGTGTGTGTATTTAAGTGATATTCTTTTAGTTTCCATTGATACACGTACTTAATCAGTTGCAGTGAATCATTTTGATAATGGTAGTCTTGATATTCTGTCAAACATCAGTCTCAATCTGACTTgtgaatttgtttgttttccattttcaaaaaaaacccatttgttACAGCCTTAGCTAACTAAGTCACAGGCAGAAGAGATGCTGAAATTACTTTGTCTAATAAAAAGTTGAAAGAGTCaactgtagcaaaaaaaaaatgttgaaatatgAGAACTTAATTTCAAAGGTGGCTTCAGCCATTTGAAAAACGATGATTGCAAAATTTTACATCAGCTCAGGGAATGATGTATTaatagtgaaaagaaaaaaaaaaaaaaccaacccacagAACAactttgagagttgggcagagaggaacctcatgaggttcaacaaggacaagtgcagagtcctgcccgtggggaggaacagccccatgcaccagtacaggctgggggttgacctgctggagagcagctctgcagagagagacctgggagtcctgg
Above is a window of Colius striatus isolate bColStr4 chromosome 1, bColStr4.1.hap1, whole genome shotgun sequence DNA encoding:
- the PRRG1 gene encoding transmembrane gamma-carboxyglutamic acid protein 1 gives rise to the protein MHVARGGGRLPSASPRLASRAPSACCPWRPARGAARGACAALSPARPGAYRGVRGQRAGWRRQGRAGGARAPLPPAHRLPSDPRLGRQRLEICKVPTLTVIIMDSVFLTEDKANSMLKRYPRANTFLEELKQGDIEHECREEICSYEEAREAFENEEKTKEFWKVYKNGLQGDSNTGHTWYSFYLAFPLIIGLFVILIVIFVIWRCLFKKKLRSRQSVYVHRGAQEAMGDGAVADGRGPLPPPLSIVHSPQEEMFEVSGLSPGGLSYTDGQSDSLSARLSNCDPPPSYEEATGEVSVRRSETEQHLDPPPQYEDIVNSSSASAIALSPVVTSTK